The Salvia miltiorrhiza cultivar Shanhuang (shh) chromosome 1, IMPLAD_Smil_shh, whole genome shotgun sequence genome has a window encoding:
- the LOC130992366 gene encoding L-ascorbate oxidase homolog, translating into MPLRLAVVLAFLAIAAAEDPYRFFTWNVTYGTIWPLGVPQQGILINGQFPGPEIYSVTNDNIIVNVFNSLDEPFLIHWNGIQNRRNSYEDGVLGTTCPIPPGKNFTYILQMKDQIGSFSYFPSLGFHKAAGGFGGIRILSRPGIPVPFDNPADDFTALIGDWYAANHTALRGILDGGNKLPFPDGILINGRGPNATATSFNVEQGKTYRFRICNVGLQNSLNFRIQGHKMKVVEVEGTHTLQISYSSLDVHVGQCMSVLVTADQQPQSYYIAVSSRFTTPVLLTTGFLRYGNSNGPPSGPLPGGPTTEIDWSLNQARSIRTNLTASGPRPNPQGSYHYGMINTTRTIRLASSAGQVDNKQRYAINSVSFRPADTPLKVADYFKIDGVFRVGSVSDAPSYGGVYLDTAVLGADYRAYIEIVFENNEDIVQSYHLSGYSFFVVGMDGGQWGSASRNEYNLRDAVSRCTVQVYPKSWTAIYLALDNVGMWNLRSEFWARQYLGQQLYLRVYTPSTSLRDEYPIPKNALLCGRASGRRTRPL; encoded by the exons ATGCCGCTAAGATTAGCGGTTGTTTTGGCGTTTCTCGCCATTGCTGCAGCAGAGGATCCTTACCGATTCTTCACTTGGAATGTCACCTATGGCACCATTTGGCCACTCGGCGTTCCCCAGCAG GGCATTCTGATAAATGGCCAATTTCCTGGACCTGAAATCTATTCCGTCACCAACGATAACATTATCGTCAACGTCTTCAACAGCTTGGATGAGCCCTTCCTCATTCACTG GAATGGGATTCAAAATAGGAGGAATTCGTACGAAGACGGAGTGTTGGGGACGACGTGTCCGATTCCTCCGGGGAAGAATTTCACGTACATTctacaaatgaaggatcaaatcGGGAGCTTTTCGTATTTTCCATCACTGGGATTCCACAAGGCTGCAGGTGGATTCGGCGGGATTAGAATCCTAAGCAGGCCGGGAATCCCGGTCCCTTTCGATAATCCTGCCGATGATTTCACTGCTTTGATTGGAGATTGGTACGCAGCTAATCACACT GCGTTGAGGGGAATCCTCGACGGCGGCAACAAGTTACCTTTCCCTGATGGAATCCTCATCAACGGCCGTGGCCCTAATGCTACTGCTACATCTTTCAACGTTGAACAAG GAAAGACATACAGATTTCGAATATGCAACGTGGGGTTGCAGAACTCGCTCAACTTCCGCATCCAAGGGCACAAGATGAAGGTGGTGGAGGTCGAAGGCACACACACTTTGCAGATTAGCTACTCCTCTCTCGACGTCCACGTCGGCCAGTGCATGTCCGTGCTCGTCACAGCGGATCAGCAGCCTCAGAGCTACTACATTGCTGTGTCTAGCCGGTTCACCACCCCGGTCCTCCTCACCACTGGCTTCCTCCGTTATGGAAACTCCAACGGCCCCCCCTCCGGCCCACTCCCCGGCGGGCCTACCACTGAGATCGACTGGTCTCTCAACCAAGCTCGTTCCATCAG GACTAATCTTACAGCGAGTGGACCAAGGCCGAACCCACAGGGTTCTTACCACTACGGTATGATCAACACGACACGGACTATAAGGCTGGCCAGCTCGGCCGGTCAGGTAGACAATAAGCAGAGGTATGCAATCAACAGTGTGTCGTTTAGACCAGCCGACACCCCTTTGAAAGTGGCGGATTACTTCAAGATAGATGGAGTTTTCCGCGTTGGGAGTGTGTCCGATGCTCCCTCTTACGGAGGAGTGTACCTCGACACAGCAGTGTTGGGTGCTGACTACAGAGCCTACATTGAGATTgtgtttgaaaataatgaagataTTGTGCAGAGCTATCACCTCAGCGGCTACTCCTTCTTTGTAGTAGG AATGGATGGAGGGCAATGGGGTTCAGCCAGTCGAAATGAGTACAATTTACGCGATGCAGTCTCCCGCTGCACGGTGCAG GTCTATCCCAAATCATGGACTGCGATTTATCTGGCGCTGGACAATGTGGGAATGTGGAACTTGAGATCGGAGTTCTGGGCACGACAGTACCTCGGGCAGCAGCTGTATCTGAGGGTTTACACGCCATCCACATCGTTGAGGGACGAGTATCCCATCCCTAAGAATGCGCTTCTGTGTGGGAGGGCAAGCGGCAGGCGCACGCGGCCGCTCTAA
- the LOC130992384 gene encoding T-complex protein 1 subunit beta-like codes for MAVENLFKDEATEEKGERARMASFIGAMAIADLVKTTLGPKGMDKILQSTGRGHSVTVTNDGATILKSLHIDNPAAKVLVDISKVQDDEVGDGTTSVVVLAGELLREAEKLVNTKIHPMTIISGYRMAAECARNALLEKVVDNKLDAEKFKSDLMKIAMTTLSSKILSQDKEHFAKLAVDAVMRLKGSTNLESIQIIKKPGGSLKDSFLDEGFILDKKIGVGQPKRIENAKILVANTAMDTDKVKIYGARVRVDSMAKVAEIEGAEKEKMREKVQKIINHGINCFVNRQLIYNFPEELFADAGVLAIEHADFDGIERLALVTGGDIASTFDNPESVKLGHCKLIEEIMIGEDRLIHFSGVEMGQACTIVLRGASPHMLDEAERSLHDALCVLSQTVIDSRVLLGGGWPEMIMAKAVDELARRTPGKRSHAIEAFSRALVAIPTIIADNAGLDSAELVAQLRAEHHKEGSTAGIDVISGTVGDMAERGICEAFKVKHAVLLSATEAAEMILRVDEIITCAPRRREDRM; via the exons ATGGCG GTAGAAAATCTTTTCAAAGATGAGGCCACAGAAGAAAAGGGTGAGCGTGCCCGAATG GCCTCCTTTATTGGAGCCATGGCTATTGCTGACTTGGTTAAGACAACATTGGGACCTAAGGGGATG GATAAAATTTTGCAATCTACTGGGAGAGGGCACAGCGTAACGGTGACAAATGATGGGGCCACCATCTTAAAGTCCCTACACATCGACAACCCTGCTGCCAAAGTCCTTGTTG ATATTTCGAAAGTACAAGATGATGAAGTTGGTGATGGTACAACTTCAGTTGTTGTTTTAGCTGGGGAACTTCTGAGGGAGGCAGAGAAGCTTGTAAATACCAAAATTCATCCAATGACCATTATTTCAG GGTATCGCATGGCAGCTGAGTGTGCAAGAAATGCATTGCTCGAGAAGGTTGTTGACAATAAGTTGGATGCAG AAAAATTCAAGTCTGACTTGATGAAGATTGCAATGACTACTTTGAGCTCCAAAATTCTCTCTCAGGACAAAGAACATTTTGCGAAACTAGCTGTCGATGCAGTTATGAGGCTGAAG GGGAGTACGAATTTGGAATCCATTCAAATCATAAAGAAGCCTGGAGGGTCACTAAAAGATTCCTTTTTGGATGAGGG ATTTATTTTGGATAAGAAAATTGGTGTTGGGCAACCAAAACGTATCGAGAATGCAAAGATTTTGGTGGCAAATACGGCAATGGATACAGATAAAGTGAAAATTTATGGGGCACGCGTTCGAGTTGATTCGATGGCTAAGGTTGCTGAGATTGAAGGGGCCGAAAAGGAAAAGATGAGGGAGAAGGTGCAAAAGATTATAAATCATGGGATTAACTGCTTTGTTAATCGCCAGTTGATCTACAATTTTCCAGAGGAACTGTTTGCTGATGCTGGAGTACTTGCAATAGAGCATGCTGATTTTGATGGTATTGAGCGGCTGGCACTTGTTACTGGTGGTGATATTGCATCAACTTTTGATAATCCTGAGTCGGTTAAGCTTGGGCACTGCAAACTTATTGAAGAAATTATGATTGGCGAGGACAGGTTGATTCACTTTTCTGGTGTTGAAATGGGCCAGGCATGCACTATTGTCTTGAGAGGCGCAAG CCCTCATATGTTGGATGAAGCTGAAAGATCTCTGCATGATGCCTTGTGCGTTCTATCCCAAACAGTAATTGACAGCAGGGTTTTACTCGGAGGTGGATGGCCTGAGATGATAATGGCAAAAGCAGTTGACGAACTTGCCAGGAGAACTCCCGGGAAAAGGTCTCATGCCATTGAAGCTTTTTCACGGGCGCTTGTGGCCATTCCGACTATCATTGCTGACAACGCTggcttggacagtgctgaatTAGTTGCTCAACTTCGTGCAGAGCACCACAAGGAAGGAAGCACTGCCGGGATTGACGTCATCTCCGGAACT GTTGGAGATATGGCTGAGAGAGGGATATGTGAGGCATTCAAAGTGAAGCATGCTGTATTGCTTTCAGCAACTGAAGCTGCTGAGATGATTCTTAGGGTCGACGAAATTATCACCTGTGCGCCACGAAGAAGAGAAGACAGGATGTGA